The following DNA comes from Candidatus Saccharibacteria bacterium.
TTGTAGGTAATCTTATAGAGAGGTGGCAAAGCAATATATAGATATCCTGCTTCAATCACCTCAGGCAAATGTCTAAAGAACAAAGTCAAAAGCAGCGTCCTGATGTGAGAACCATCGACATCAGCATCTGTCATAATAATTATTCGATGATAGCGGAGTTTGGTCAAATCAAAACTATCACCAATACCAGTCCCTAAGGCCACAATCATATTCTTGATAGCATCAGATGAAAGCATCCGATCTAGTCTAGCTCTTTCTACATTAAGCACCTTACCTCTGAGAGGCAATAATGCTTGATACTTACTGTCTCTAGCTCCTTTGACCGAACCAGCCGCTGAATCACCCTCAATCAAGTAAATCTCACATTTACTTGGGTCCTTACTATTACAATCAGCAAGCTTACCTGGCAAAGTCAACCCGTCTAGTGCACCCTTACGAATCACAGTATCTCTAGCTGCTCGAGCTGCTAACCTTGCCTTAGCACTCAGGCTAACTTTGCTAATAATCTTCTTGGCTTGATCTGGATTCTCATCTAAGAAATAGCTGAAGTATGTAGTGGTAGTATTTTCCACTAATGAACGGATCTCGGGAGTCCCAAGCTTTGCCTTAGTTTGTCCTTCAAACTGAGGCTCAGGTAATCTAACGCTAATCACTACAGTAAGCCCTTCTCTGACATCATCACCAGTCAATGTCTCATTGTCTTTGATCAATTTATTCTTCTTAGCGTAATCATTAATCACCCTTGTAAGTGAAGATCGAAAACCCGTCAGATGGGTACCACCTTCCTTAGTATAAATATTATTAGCAAAAGTCTTAACGGTCTCAACATAGCTATCATTGTACTGGAGTGACACTTCAATCTCAGTGTCATCAATCTTCTTCTCAACATAAAAAACATCAGGGTGAATTGTATTACGACTACGATTAAGGTGGTCTACATAGGACTTAATTCCACCTTCAAAATAAAAACTATACCTCCTAAAGCTACCATCTGTAAGCTCTTCAGCTAGATCGACTTTGATTTTTTTTGTCAAATAAGCCCTCTGGCGTAATCTTTCAAGCACTGTTTGAAACGAGAATTCTGTAGTCTCAAAGATTTCTGGATTGGCCTTGAAGCTAATAGTAGTACCGGTACCATCAGCTTTACCTATTACCTTAAGATCCTGTTCTGGTACACCATCTTTGTATACCTGACGATGCAACTTACCTCCAAGCTTGACTTCGGCTACCAAGTCTGTGGAAAGAGCATTGACAACACTAACACCAACACCATGTAACCCACCTGACACCTTATATCCGCCGCCGCCAAATTTACCACCAGCGTGCAAAACAGTCAAAACAGTTTCAAGTGCTGATTTGCCTGTAGCCTTAACCTTATCTACTGGTATCCCCCGACCATTGTCTTCTACCTTGACCCAACCATTTTGATATAAGGTAACTGAAATCAAGTCGGCATGACCAGCCATTGCCTCATCAAAGGAATTATCTACTACTTCCCAAATCAAATGATGAAGACCTTCGACACCAGTTCCACCAATATACATACCTGGCCGTTTACGTACCGGCTCTAATCCCTCCAGAACTTGAATCTGCTCTGCGTTGTACTGCGTATTCTGTTTACTCATCAGCTTTAAGTAGTATAGCGATTTTTTTTAAATCGGGCAAGCTTATTGCTCTACCAAGTTAATTTATCCTGATAAGATCCAATAGTTAGGGTTTATTCTTATTAACCGAATCAGATCCAGAGTTATC
Coding sequences within:
- the gyrB gene encoding DNA topoisomerase (ATP-hydrolyzing) subunit B — protein: MSKQNTQYNAEQIQVLEGLEPVRKRPGMYIGGTGVEGLHHLIWEVVDNSFDEAMAGHADLISVTLYQNGWVKVEDNGRGIPVDKVKATGKSALETVLTVLHAGGKFGGGGYKVSGGLHGVGVSVVNALSTDLVAEVKLGGKLHRQVYKDGVPEQDLKVIGKADGTGTTISFKANPEIFETTEFSFQTVLERLRQRAYLTKKIKVDLAEELTDGSFRRYSFYFEGGIKSYVDHLNRSRNTIHPDVFYVEKKIDDTEIEVSLQYNDSYVETVKTFANNIYTKEGGTHLTGFRSSLTRVINDYAKKNKLIKDNETLTGDDVREGLTVVISVRLPEPQFEGQTKAKLGTPEIRSLVENTTTTYFSYFLDENPDQAKKIISKVSLSAKARLAARAARDTVIRKGALDGLTLPGKLADCNSKDPSKCEIYLIEGDSAAGSVKGARDSKYQALLPLRGKVLNVERARLDRMLSSDAIKNMIVALGTGIGDSFDLTKLRYHRIIIMTDADVDGSHIRTLLLTLFFRHLPEVIEAGYLYIALPPLYKITYNRKVYYAYTEAERTKVLGDIKDSASQASNSELEVEVVLETPDLSKVDVSTAEELAELALESQDTSSQDQGNSEEVPVSHDLPKGVSVSRYKGLGEMNPDQLWETTMDPKNRILLKVNIEDAEKADRVFHKLMGDEVILRRNFIQSRAKEVSNLDI